A genomic window from Pseudokineococcus lusitanus includes:
- a CDS encoding endonuclease gives MTRDDDRRAVLDALLERHGQTYADEAGIRLKDTPVPLFELLVLSSLLSANLQADLGVRTARALREAGLTSADKLAAASDEERWQVLADARYLRKEQTARQLGQLAERAADEHGGDLRRMRDRALDGDDGGLDRLREEVEGFTGIGPLGVDIFCREVQAVWPALRPFADDRATGPARALGLPHDAAGLAALAGTDDLSVVGAALVRCGLADDADEVRAAAR, from the coding sequence GTGACGAGGGACGACGACCGCCGGGCCGTGCTCGACGCGCTGCTGGAGCGGCACGGGCAGACGTACGCCGACGAGGCCGGGATCCGGCTGAAGGACACCCCGGTGCCGCTCTTCGAGCTGCTCGTCCTGTCGTCCCTGCTGTCGGCCAACCTGCAGGCGGACCTCGGCGTCCGGACGGCGCGGGCGCTGCGCGAGGCGGGGCTGACCTCGGCCGACAAGCTCGCGGCGGCGTCCGACGAGGAGCGCTGGCAGGTGCTCGCCGACGCCCGGTACCTGCGCAAGGAGCAGACGGCGCGGCAGCTCGGGCAGCTCGCGGAGCGGGCCGCGGACGAGCACGGCGGCGACCTGCGCCGGATGCGCGACCGGGCGCTGGACGGCGACGACGGCGGCCTCGACCGGCTGCGCGAGGAGGTCGAGGGCTTCACGGGCATCGGCCCGCTCGGCGTCGACATCTTCTGCCGCGAGGTGCAGGCGGTCTGGCCGGCGCTGCGCCCCTTCGCCGACGACCGCGCCACCGGCCCGGCGCGGGCGCTCGGCCTGCCGCACGACGCCGCGGGCCTCGCCGCCCTGGCCGGGACCGACGACCTCTCCGTCGTCGGGGCGGCCCTCGTCC